The DNA sequence TCAGCAATGGCAATGCATGATCGCACCAGCGTAAAGGCCGAGGCGTCAGACATCGTGAGCCAGTAGCGGCCCATGCTCCGATGCGGGTTCTTGCGCAAATCCGATTTCATCTTGACTCTTTCTATTCCGGTGAGTGGATGAGGACACTGAGGAAGAATTGAATGAAAAAGTTGCCGACCATGCCAGTGGTGCCAGCACGCCGCGCGCCGGTGGCGTTTCAGAATTCCGGCGTGCGCAATGCTCCAGGCGGCTGACGGTGACAGCTCAGGTCTGCCGGATTGGTAAGCAGCCAGCCATCCAGGAGGCTGCGTCGTAGGGCCTCGGCCACGGCAAAATCGAATCGGATGTTCATGCGGCGACTCCGCCTCGCGCTTGCGGCAGCGCGGGCCAGTTCAGTACTCGTTGCATCGTATTCCACTTTCATTTCATCTTTTTAAAGGAAGGGCTAGAAGCCGGCCATCATGCGTGCTCGCAAGCTGCTCAAGGCTTGCTCGCACTTGATCGGACCAAAATTCTTGATCAGTGCCTTGAGCATGGTCAGCGGGGTCAGCGGCGCGTCGAAATTACCCTTGGACTTGGCGCCTATCAGGAAGCGCAGCTCGCGCGTGCTGGGACCGTTGGTGTTCACGCCATCCTCGCCCGCCATCGCTTCCAGGGAATTGACCATCTCATCGCTCTGCTGCAAGGCGCGTCTTAGCTCATGCGGATGGCGCTCCATGAGATTGTTCATCATCGTCGTGAGCGCTTTCTTGACCGATCTATCCCTGCCTCCGCCCAGCGGATTCTCTTCGATCTGGTCCAAAGCCTCGTAGAACACGTGGTAGCGCTGTAGTGGATCGAAATACTTGGCAAGCATGGCCTCCACTTCGGCCTGACGCTCGCGATCAGCGCCGTTACGCAGAAGATCGATGGTGTGTTCGACCGGTGCGAACAGTTCCTGCTCGTCGTCATCACGGCCTTCCTTCTCGCCCACTTTAGCTTTGGCCTTGCGTGTCGGGGTCGAAGGCTTTCGCTGGGTCTGTGCGCGCACCGGTGCGCGCAGGCGCTGCCGCAGACTCTTGCGGCTGAAGATCAATCCTTCCTGGACCCCGGCCAGGACTTCCAGCGCATCCAGCGGACTAAGTTCAGCCGCAGCATTGGTATTGATCGTCGGATCGACGCCGAGGCGATGGCCGTGACGCAGGTGCGGCCTGGGCAGCGTGTTATCCGGGATCAGGTTGTCGAGGCTGTCGAAGGTGGTGATTTTCATGTTCATGGCCTTGAGTGGTCCGGCCTGCATCCATGGTTCCCTCTCCTCTTACGCTCCCATGGCGAGTGCACATCGTTATCGGTGGCTAACGTAACATCTCCGGTTCCGGGAATTTCTCATCAATGATGAAGAGCTTCCTCAACATTTTTCAAAGTCTCATGAATGTTCATCGTTTTGATGAAACTTCATCTGTCGCTGCTATCTTCCGCTCCAACACCCAAGGTTTGCCATTCAACACGGCGTAACCGAGCCCCCACCCACCCCCTCGACTTTCCAAGGAGGAGAAAATGAATCAAGCATTGGAAGAACACCTGCACGACAGCGCCGAGCAGCATGGCGATGATGGTCTGGAGCATCCGGCGGCCCAAGTGATCACCATCGATGTGGTCAAGCTGTATACCGAACACAGAAGTCATCTGTTACGCTTTGTCCAGCGCTATGTCGGCAGCTATGAAGACGCCGAAGATGTGGTACAGAACACCTTCATCGAGGCCAGCAAATGTGCGCATCGCTTTTCTGGCCTCTCCAAGCCCTCTACCTGGCTGTTCGGCATTGCCTTGAATCTGGCGCGCAATCAGGTACGTCGCAACATCGCCGATCGTTGCGACGCCGTCGATGAGAATTTCATGGAACAGATCGTCGATACGCACGCTGATCCGGCCGTTCTCTACGAAATGCGCCAGATGGCGGAGAAGGTCGAAGGCCTGCTCAACGAACTCCCCGTCAAGATCCGCGCCACCTTCGAGGCCGTGCTTGATGGTGACGCCACCTACGAGCAAGCCGCCGAGCACCTGCATATCCCTATTGGCACCGTGCGTTCGCGGGTCTCGCGCGTGCGCGCCACCGTGCGCAGCAAATATGGCAGCGCGCCGCTGAGTCAGGGCCTGTACGCCTGATGCTGTCCCTGGGCGGCAGCGGTCTGCCCAGGGCGTGCGCGCCTGGCCACAATGGGCAGGCGCGCCTTATCGGACTGGCGCAGCGCAGCACGAACTCGCTAAGGAAACAAAGGGAAATCAGCCGGCCGAAGCTGCACTGGCATTGATGGCCAAGTGATAGTCGCGAGCGATGTCGGCGGTCATCAGGATGGCATCCATGATGCTGCGCTCGTCGGGCAGTTCCGCCACGGCAATGCGCTGCACGACGATATAGCAACCTTGATCGGCGTGCCAGAGGAAATCGGTCTGCGGCGGCAAGGGCGGTGCGCCTGGTGGGGAAAACATTCGCGGCAGGTAATGCGGCTGTTCGCAACGAGGCAGCAACGCGGTAATCGCAAGGTGGCGATCAGGGGTCTCGGGATCGATCAAGGTACGGGTAAAAATCTCGCCGAGCTGCAACTCAAGCGTCGCTACGGTCGCATCGGGTTGGCCCGTCAAGCCGATGAGCTCACGCAGCAAGCGACTGACCCGTTCACTCGGCGTCTCGCAGGCAGGACCAGACTTTTCTTCTTCACTATCCAATGGTGGCGTCTCACTATCGTTGCAGGCGGGAAAGACCAGCTACTATCCCGAAGCCATGACTGGCCGGGCGGAGAGCACTGGCCTAATGCAGCCCCTATTTTACCCGCGAAAGCGCATTGGCCGGCACGCCGCCACAACGGCCGGACATGATGACGCCAGGCAATGCCCGGGCAGGCAGTTGCCCCGTTTCTCAGAGCATGTTCAGGGTTCGCCATATCGGTACGCGCCGCGTCACGATCGCCTCGGTCAGGTGTTGCAACTCGCCCAGAACTTCCTCCTGCGTTTGCAGCACCCGGCCCTCTCGAAAAAGAGGCTGCTGCTGCGCCTGCAGGACGTCGTGCATTTGCTGGACGCACTGCTGCAAGTCCAGTCTGTCGCTTGGCCGGCGCAGCTGACGGAATAACAGGCGCTGGATCAAGCCTGCTGCAAGACCATTGCCCAGTAGCGGCGAGGCCAACACCTGATAATGGTCCTTGAAGCGCGAGGCCTCGGCCAGGGCGGCGTTCAGACGCTGTGCTGGCGCTACCGGCAACTCCGCAGCGCTGAGGAAATACGCGCAAGCCTGACCAGAGGCAGTCAGCAGCGCGGCCATCTGGCCGATGTCTTCCAGACTGAGTGGGAACAGGGCCGGAATCTCGGCCAATTCCACCAGGCTGTGTGGTCGGCGCACCAGTGCATCAAGCACCGGCTGGTAGTAGCGCGGGTCAGCCTTGACCTTGCCGATGGATAGATCCAGCTCCAGGGTAAGCATATCGGGCAGGCTGGTCAGTGCCAGACCGATCTGGCGCAACCAGTGTTCACGCCGCGTGGCACTCATGCGACGAGCCCCCCGTACGTAGATGTCCTCCCGGAAGCTGGTGTTGGTCATGTAGTCCTTGACCGTTTCACGCAGCATGGGATCGTCCACCGTATCGAGCAACTCTTGCTGCTGTGGCGTCAGGTAAAGCCGGGGAAAGGCTTGCGCCAACTCCCCCGAGCCGATGTAATCCATCTTGGCGCCGGCCATCGCGCGCGCGACGTCGGCATGGTATAGCGGCATCCAGCCATCGCTCATGTATTCGTGGGCCAGATAGCCTCCCTTGTCTTCGCGCAGCGAATCGAGCCGGTACTGCAGATTGGGATTGCCATCGAAGAAGGTCGCGCCCAGTGCCTGCAGCCGCTGCACCATCTCGCGTGCCTGTACCAGTTGTTCGTGTGTAGCATGACGATCGGTCTGAGTCCGCTCCAGGATCAGACGCTGCAGCGGCAAGGAAGGGCTCCATCCCGGCATGGCGTTGTAGTTCAGGTAGACGATACCGCCTGGCTTGAGATAGCGAGCGATAAGATCAACGATATGCTTGCGGTTGCCGGCGTCGACCCAGCTATAGACGCCGTACATGGTGATGAAATCCATCGGTGGCAGGTCAACCAGCCCGGCTGCCAGTTCGGCAAAGCTGTGTTCCAGGATGCAAAGATTGTCCAGCTCGGCCGCCTGTGCCAGTTCCCTGGCAGACTGTACGTGGGAGGGACTGAAATCGATGGCATGGAAGCGCCCTTGCGGATTGGCCGCCGCCAGCACGCTGGCGGTCAGGCCTTGCCCAGCCCCGAGTTCCAGGTAATTGAACGGACGATCCAGCGCAACAGGTTCTACACCATGGGTAAGGCAGGCGAAGCTCAGATGCACCGGGCTTTGCTCCCGGAAGAAACCGGTCGGGTAATCGATGCCGGCCACATAACCCTCATTCCAATCCATATTTCCTCTTTATCGACAAGTGAGCCAAAAAACCGGTTCGGGATGCTTCAGATATCGCTCCCGGTTTGCGCCGCTGCCGCTTCGGGCAGCATCAACAACTGTTTCCAGAATGGCCGTCGACGCGTGAGGATGGCCTTGACAGTCTCTTGTACCTCCTGCCATTTCTCCTGCTCGCTGACCAGTTCGCGCTCGTGGAGCAGAATCGGTACATGCTGCGACTCGACCTGGCGCAGCACCCGGCTGGCCACGTCGGTGGAACTCATGGTGCCGGCCTGGGGATCAGCCAGTGAGTCGTAGACCAGTCGCTGGAAGAGTGGCGCGGCCACACCACTGCCCAGCAAGGGCGAAGCGAACACGCGATAGCCGGTATCGAGCTGGGCAATGGCCTGGTTCAGGCGCTGCGCCGGAGCACGATCCTGCACGACTGACTGGAGCAAATAGGGCGCGGCCTGTCCGGTGTCGATCAGCAGGGCCGCAAACTGGGCAAGTTCACCCAGGCTCTTGCCCTGCAGGGACGGGAGTTGGTGTAGTTCCGCCAGGCTTTTCGGCCCCTGCGCCAGAGCGTCCAGTATGGCGTTATAGATTTCTCCATCGGGTTGGTATTGGCGTAGCGGGAATCCCATCTTCAGGCTCACCGTCTCCCGCAATACCGTCAGCGCCAGGCCAATGCGACCGAACCACTGTTCTTGGCGATGGGCGCTCACAGGTCGCTTGCCGCGCACGTAGATGTCCTTGCGAAAGCACGTGTTCTTGAGATAGTCCTTCACCGTTTCACGCAGTCCCGGATCCTGGATCTCCTGCAGAAAGTCGCGCTGCTCCACACTCAGGTAAAGCTCGGGGAACGCCCATGACAAATCGGCCGAACCCACATAATCCAGCTTGGCCTGGGCCGCATCGCGGGCCACATCGATGTGATAGAGCGGCTCCCAGCCCTGGTTCATGTACTCATGGGCTAGATAGGGCGATCGGCTGGCATCTTCCTCCATCGCTCCCCGAAGATAGTTCTGTAGATTCGCGCTGGTATTGCTGGTGAAATAGCCGGCACGCGTTTCCATCAGGCCACGCACCAGAGTGCGGGCCTTGTCGATTTGCGCCGGCTTGCTGCCCGGATAAAGAGTGGCGTGCTCCAGCAACAGGCGCTGGAACGGCAAGGTCGTAGTCCAACCTGGCATGGCGTTATAGCTCAGGTAGACGATTCCACCCGGCTTGAGGTAGCGGTTGACCAGCCGCATGATGTGATGGCGGTTGTCGGCGTTGACCCAGCTGTAGACGCCATGCATCGTGATGAAATCCAGTGGCGGCAGATCAATGACGCCCTCGGCCAGATCAGCGAAACTATTTTCCAGGAAGTGGATGTTCTGGAGCCCAGCCGCTTGCGCCAATTGCCGGCTGGCCGCGATGTGTGCCGGATTGAAATCGACGGCATAGAAATCGGATTGAGGATTGGCGGCGGCCAGGATATTGGCAGTCAGTCCCTGGCCTGATCCGAGTTCCAGATAGCGGAAGTGCCGCTCAGGGGAAGGCGGTTCGCAGCCATTGAGCAAGCAGGCGAAACTTAACAGGACCGGACTCTGTTCAGGAAAGAACGCAGCCACATAATCGATATCGGACACATACCCTTCGTGCCATTGCATGGATCTTCCTTATATTGAGTTGAGATGACGAAGCCAGCGTTGCTGCACAGGAACGTGCGCAATGCTCACCTTGCCGCCACGACTGCTTTGCTGGTGACTTACTTGCGCGGCAGGCGGCGGATTCGATGCCAGGGGAAGTACTCGTCCAGACGCAGTTCCTCGTCATCCCCGAAATGCTCCAGCGAGGGTGACCTGCGGCGTTTGCGATTTTTTTGCGGCCCGTTCTCGCGCTCCATCGCGTCGATGCCAGACAGATGCCTTTTCATACTTATCTCCAACCGGAATGAATGCAACTTGATTTCTGAAGCAGTGTTGTCGGGACCGATCCGGCAGCCCTCAAGTCTGTATCAGACCAGAGCTTGGTAGCCATGGCGCTTCGAACAGCACACCATGCACACGGGCGAACTGGGCACGCTCGCGCAAGGCCTTGCTAAGCCCGCTCGTCCATTTCCTCGGGTTCTTGTTGGCCAGGGTTGGCGCGGCTGCTGTCCCATCGCCCTTCTGCGCAACTGCCCTGCCCTCGCTGACGCGCCGCATGTAGGGTTTATCCACGCGCGTGCCGCGAGCCAGCTCATCCCCCTGGGGAATCGCTTCCAAGGCATCACTGGCCTTCGTATCCATGCGCTGCCAGTGCGTGATGGCGCCCTGGACAATCTCTGACGAATCACCATAACGACGCTTGTTACTCACCCGGCTCTGAGCCGCTCCGGGCGCACGTTCCAGGAAGGCACGCGTGCCCCGCCTGGGATGGTCGAGCGCCTTGGCCGGCGCACTCGGCAGCGCGACCGGGGCCGGTGCTGACGACACAGGGGCAGCAGCCTGTGTGGACTGGCTATCCTGCATATCGATGTAATCACGCAGGAACAATGCGTAGTCGATCGCACGGGAATGCCCATGCGTATTGATACGAGAAATTGACATGATGCTTCCTATCGATTTCCTGAACGATCAGACGGTGCCAGACCGTATGCCATCAGGCCTGGCACCGTCCGTCACTCATCCGGCCGAGAACTGACCGGCTTTCACTGCAGCGGCGAAGTCGAGCTGGCCAAGCAGGCCGTCCTGTTTGCCGGTGTTGGCCGCTTCCAGTTCCTTGAACAGTTGACCGCCGTTGGCCATCAGCGCCTGAGCAGCTTGCTGGACTTCGGGCGGCACTGCCTTGAGCTTGCCGTCCTGATCCTGGTAGTAGCCGGTATCGGCGATGTTCTTCACATCGTTGGCCGACAGCAGATCGATCTTGTTGTCCTTCAGGAAGTGATCCATCGTGTTACCCGCGCTGGAGGCCGAAGGCAGCACATTGTTAGGCAAGGCGATGGTGGGCATGGTGGTGCTGCTGTCCAGGCTACCGTTCTTGACGGCGGCAGCGAAGTCCAGTTGACCCAGTAGGCCATCCTGCTTGCCGGTGTTGGCCGCTTCCAGCTCCTTGAACAGTTGACCGCCATTGGCCATCAGCGCCTGGGCGGCTTGCTGCACTTCAGGCGTTACCGCCTTAAGCTTGCCATCCTGGTCCTGGTAATAGCCGGTCTCGGCAATGTTCTTCACGTCGTTGGCCGACAGTAGATCAATCTTGTTGTCCTTCAGGAAGTGATCCATCGTGTTGCCGGCGCTGTAAGCCGAAGGCAGCACGATATTGGGCGTGGCGATGGTGGGCGTGGAGGTATTGCTGTCCAGGCTACCGTTCTTGACGGCGGCGGCAAAGTCCAGTTGGCCCAGCAGACCATCCTGCTTGCCGGTGTTGGCCGCTTCCAGTTCCTTGAACAGTTGACCACCGTTGGCCATCAGCGCCTGGGCGGCTTGCTGCACTTCGGGCGGCACCGCCTTGAGTTTGCCGTCCTGGTCCTGGTAGTAGCCGGTCTCGGCAATGTTCTTCACATCGTTGGCCGACAGCAGATCAATCTTGTTGTCCTTCAAGAAATGATCCATCGTGTTACCGGCGCTGTAAGCCGAGGGCAGTACACTGTTGTTGGCCACGATGGTCGGGAAATCAGTCGGCAATGCCGATGCCTGCTTGTCCAGACCATGATTCTTGACGGCGGCGGCGAAGTCCAATTGGCCCAGCAGGCCATCCTGCTTGCCGGTGTTGGCCGACTCCAGTTCCTTGAACAGTTGACCGCCATTGGCCATCAACGCCTGAGCGGCTTGCTGCACTTCGGGCGGTACCGCCTTGAGCTTGCCATCCTGATCCTGGTAATAGCCGGTCTCGGCAATGTTCTTCACATCGTTGGCCGACAGCAGATCGATGTTGTTGTCCTTCAGGAAGTGATCCATCGTATTGCCGGCGCTGTAGGGCGAAGGCAGCACGTTGTTGGGCAAGGCGATGGTGGGCATGGTGGTGTTGCTGTCCAGGCTACCATTCTTGACGGCGGCGGCGAAGTCGAGCTGGCCCAGCAGGCCATCCTGCTTGCCGGTGTTGGCCGACTCCAGTTCCTTAAACAGTTGACCGCCATTGGCCATCAGCGCCTGAGCAGCTTGCTGCACTTCGGGCGGCACTGCCTTGAGCTTGCCGTCTTGGTCCTGGTAGTAACCGGTCTCGGCGATATTCTTCACATCATTGGCCGACAGCAGATCAATGTTGTTGTCCTTCAGGAAGTGATCCATCGTGTTGCCGGCGCTGTAAGCCGAAGGCAGCACGATATTGGGCAAGGCCACGGTGGGCATGGTGGTATTGCTATCCAAGCTGCCATTCTTGACGGCGGCGGCGAAGTCCAATTGGCCCAGCAGGCCATCCTGCTTGCCGGTGTTGGCCGACTCCAGCTCCTTGAACAGTTGACCGCCATTGGCCATCAGTGCCTGGGCGGCTTGCTGCACTTCGGGCGGCACCGCCTTGAGCTTGCCATCCTGGTCCTGGTAGTAGCCAGTATCGGCGATGTTCTTCACATCGTTAGCAGACAGCAGATCGATCTTGTTATCCTTCAGGAAGTGATCCATCGTGTTGCCGGCGCTATAAGCCGAGGGCAAGAGATTGTTACTGGTCATGCTGGTGGGGAAATTCCAAGCGCTCGCGCTGCCCATACCGTTGCGCCCATCCAGACTGCCGTTCTTGACGGCGGCGGCAAAGTCCTTCTGCCCCAGCAGGCCATCCTGTACGCCGGTGTTGGCAGCCTCCAGCTTCTTGAAGAGCTCGCCATCGTTCTCCATCAACTCCTCAGCCGCCTCGCGAACGTTTTCGGGGATGGGCTTGAGGCTGCCATCCTTGTCCTTGTAGTAGCCTGTCTTGGCCATATCGCGCACATCATTGGCCGACAGCAGATCGATCTTGTTGTCCTTCATGAAGCTATCGATCGTCTTGCCCGCTTCGTAGCCCGATTGGCCATTGGAGAGCAAGCCCTGCATCACAGCCTGCAGCAGATAGTCACCCGCCAGCCCGTTGCCCGGGACTGCCCGGTTGGCACCGGAGTCCCCCGACAGGATCCCCTGGCGCATGGCGGCCGGAAAATCCTTGGGTCCGAGCAAGCCATCCTGCTTGCCAGTGTTGGCTGCTTCCAATTGCTTGAACAGGGCACCGCCATTGGCCATCAACGCCTGGGCAGCGGCCTGGACATCGGCCGAGACCGGCTTGAGATTGCCGTTCTTGTCCTGGTAGTAACCGGTATCGGCGATATCACTCATCTGCTTGGCTGACAGCAGCCCAGTATTGTTCTCCTGCTGGAAATTGCGGATCGTGTTGGCCGCGCTCAAGCTGGAGGGCGTGCGTCCACCGCCCAGCCCCATCAGGCTCAGGATGGCGCCCTTGAGGTTGTCGGAGATAGGGAGATTGTTGACCATATTGGAGGTCGAGCCATCGCCCTCCTTCAACAGGATATCGCTGGACTCGGGATTGAACTGGCCGCCCGGCAATGCGCCAGGAAGGAAATTTTCCTGATCGATGTTGTAGGTGGTCGTGGTGGTGGTCGTGGTGGTGATATTTACCGACATAGATTTCTCCAAAAAATGGTGGACTATCCGCACGCCCTTGAAGCGTGGCGGCATCCATTGCTGGAGATGGTTTTCTCCAACGCCATGCCTTCAACTGCCGCAACGCCCATGGACTCCCGAGTGAGTGACGCCGCGCGGGGCTTGGTTCCTTTTTTGAACGCCTGTAGCAAGCACACATTGCACCGCCAGCTATGGGATAGACCACGAAGGATGGAGTCGTCCGTCGCAGGCGGCTCGCCGCCAAGACTTGTGCAGGTGCGTTGTGATCTACGTAGAACTCACTTCATCAATAGGCGTGAGATGCGTTCCAGTCAGACAGTCCGGTAGCAGCTGACCACATGGAGCGCTGGCGCAGACGGCACAGACCATGAGCTACGCTGGTCTGTGCCGATGATTCAGATGGCCGACTGCGCGGCTTCCTCGGCCTTTTTGATGAATCTGGTGAAGATAGCGACGTGGTCAAGATCGGCCTTGGCAGCGCTCACTCCCTCCTGAGTCTGAATGGAACGGCTGGCACCACCGTCGGCGGAGTTGGCAATCGAAGAGGAACTGATCATGGTTTCTTCCTTGATGCTGAAAACGGAAGTACGATTTGACGGGACTGGTCGCGCACAGGGATTGCAGAACGGTGACCCGAAATCGACCTGCAATGTCGAGATACTGAAGAGCTTGACGCGCTTATTGCTGATCGTTAACGTTCTTGGCCATGGAGTTAAAGATTTTCAGTTTGGCTAGTGAGGTTGCTTGCTGCGATACCCACAACTGGAACTCGATGGCCTCGGCAGAACCCTGCTGGGCGGATTGCACCATGGGATTCGCGCTGTCCATGCGGGAAGCGCCCTGCTGCGCTTGATATGCACTGTCAAGCTGGCTTTGAAATGTGCTCATGAGATTCCTTCAGTAAGTGGCGGACAGGTACCGGCGGCGGCC is a window from the Herbaspirillum rubrisubalbicans genome containing:
- a CDS encoding RNA polymerase sigma factor, with amino-acid sequence MNQALEEHLHDSAEQHGDDGLEHPAAQVITIDVVKLYTEHRSHLLRFVQRYVGSYEDAEDVVQNTFIEASKCAHRFSGLSKPSTWLFGIALNLARNQVRRNIADRCDAVDENFMEQIVDTHADPAVLYEMRQMAEKVEGLLNELPVKIRATFEAVLDGDATYEQAAEHLHIPIGTVRSRVSRVRATVRSKYGSAPLSQGLYA
- a CDS encoding class I SAM-dependent methyltransferase → MDWNEGYVAGIDYPTGFFREQSPVHLSFACLTHGVEPVALDRPFNYLELGAGQGLTASVLAAANPQGRFHAIDFSPSHVQSARELAQAAELDNLCILEHSFAELAAGLVDLPPMDFITMYGVYSWVDAGNRKHIVDLIARYLKPGGIVYLNYNAMPGWSPSLPLQRLILERTQTDRHATHEQLVQAREMVQRLQALGATFFDGNPNLQYRLDSLREDKGGYLAHEYMSDGWMPLYHADVARAMAGAKMDYIGSGELAQAFPRLYLTPQQQELLDTVDDPMLRETVKDYMTNTSFREDIYVRGARRMSATRREHWLRQIGLALTSLPDMLTLELDLSIGKVKADPRYYQPVLDALVRRPHSLVELAEIPALFPLSLEDIGQMAALLTASGQACAYFLSAAELPVAPAQRLNAALAEASRFKDHYQVLASPLLGNGLAAGLIQRLLFRQLRRPSDRLDLQQCVQQMHDVLQAQQQPLFREGRVLQTQEEVLGELQHLTEAIVTRRVPIWRTLNML
- a CDS encoding class I SAM-dependent methyltransferase translates to MQWHEGYVSDIDYVAAFFPEQSPVLLSFACLLNGCEPPSPERHFRYLELGSGQGLTANILAAANPQSDFYAVDFNPAHIAASRQLAQAAGLQNIHFLENSFADLAEGVIDLPPLDFITMHGVYSWVNADNRHHIMRLVNRYLKPGGIVYLSYNAMPGWTTTLPFQRLLLEHATLYPGSKPAQIDKARTLVRGLMETRAGYFTSNTSANLQNYLRGAMEEDASRSPYLAHEYMNQGWEPLYHIDVARDAAQAKLDYVGSADLSWAFPELYLSVEQRDFLQEIQDPGLRETVKDYLKNTCFRKDIYVRGKRPVSAHRQEQWFGRIGLALTVLRETVSLKMGFPLRQYQPDGEIYNAILDALAQGPKSLAELHQLPSLQGKSLGELAQFAALLIDTGQAAPYLLQSVVQDRAPAQRLNQAIAQLDTGYRVFASPLLGSGVAAPLFQRLVYDSLADPQAGTMSSTDVASRVLRQVESQHVPILLHERELVSEQEKWQEVQETVKAILTRRRPFWKQLLMLPEAAAAQTGSDI